One Nicotiana sylvestris chromosome 12, ASM39365v2, whole genome shotgun sequence genomic window carries:
- the LOC138882758 gene encoding uncharacterized protein yields MFEYNVVLEYDSAISKLSNTEVLKLEENAFKGRRWDVKYGEFPNLKVLKLKNLGFSEWSASDELYPSLQQVRNNKQMRGDILMNSRPFTVNVNNALHAFISQLLVVPPTPTPNNNTLENPRSGLVNLGNGGTPSESHDGESDSFIKAHSEAQKVEKRMEVIFKIKQGDSVLLREFVDRFQRKRMTLPHVPDNWAAMVFASNLNEKSSEATRRLKESLREFPATTWNDIYNRCSTKLRIEEDTITRSQKEERVSSRCAETEKRSGKNRYEPYMGPAGRDSHSMQDNSRRNPDFWCEFHNDHGQKTADCILLQGEVNHLLKQGYLTELYSEKGKQAYMKNKQEPPKPPSPKRTVNVISGGEEINGVTYTTAKKVSKITVTHGKRVRHVLEEESITFDDADANGVLIPHNDALVISLLVHDTNVKRVLIDPGSSVNIILLRVINEMQAEDKLIPKAHTLSGFDNSSVVTKGEIILTTFAEGVVKDTKFQVVEMDMAYNMILGRLWIHKMDVVPSTLHQVIKFPSQWGI; encoded by the exons ATGTTTGAATATAACG TGGTATTGGAGTATGACTCAGCCATTAGCAAATTGTCCAACACTGAAGTTCTGAAATTAGAAGAAAATGCCTTCAAAGGGAGACGATGGGACGTTAAGTATGGGGAGTTTCCTAACCTTAAAGTTTTGAAATTAAAGAATCTAGGATTCTCAGAATGGTCTGCCTCAGATGAACTGTATCCCAGCCTTCAGCAAGTGCG GAACAACAAACAAATGAGAGGGGATATTCTGATGAATTCAAGGCCATTTACTGTCAAT GTCAACAACGCTCTCCATGCTTTTATCAGCCAGTTGTTGGTTGTGCCGCCAACtccaactccaaataacaacacacTGGAAAACCCTCGTTCTGGACTCGTTAATTTAGGCAATGGTGGAACTCCCAGCGAGTCTCATGATGGAGAATCAG attcgtttatcaaagcacactcggaagctcaaaaagtcgaaaaaagaatggaagttattttcaaaataaagcaagGAGATTCGGTGTTACTTAGAGAGTTCGTAGACAGATTCCAGCGTAAAAGGATGACGTTGCCACacgtacctgataactgggcggCTATGGTATTTGCCAGCAATCTAAATGAGAAAAGTTCGgaagccacgagaagactcaaggaaagtctacgtgaatttccagcaacaacttggaatgataTTTACAACAGATGCAGCACGAAGCtgcggatagaagaagataccatCACTCGGTCTCAAAAAGAGGAGAGGGTAAGTTCAAGATGTGCTGAAACTGAAAAAAGGTctggtaaaaacaggtacgagcccTACATGGGACCAGCAGGAAGAGACTCGCATTCAATGCAGGATAACTCAAG GAGAAATCCTGAtttttggtgcgagtttcataatgatcatGGTCAAAAAACGGCGGATTGTATACTGCTTCAAGGTGAAGTTAACCATTTGTTAAAGCAAGGATATCTAACTGAATTGTATAGTGAAAAAGGTAAGCAAGCGTATATGAAAAACAAACAGGAGCCCCCTAAACCTCCTTCACCAAAAAGGACTGTTAATGTTATAAGCGGAGGAGAAGAAATTAATGGCGTAACATATACGACAGCCAAGAAAGTTTCAAAAATTACAGTCACACACGGGAAGCGAGTTCGACATGTTTTGGAAGAAGAaagtattacatttgatgatgcagatgcaaATGGCGTATTAATCCcacacaatgacgcactggtaatatctttacttgtacatgacactaatgtgaaacgagttttgattgatccaggtagctccgtGAACATCATTTTGCTAAGAGTGATAaatgaaatgcaagctgaagataagctGATACCCAAGGCACATACTTTATCTGGTTTTGATAACTCGAGCGTCGTAACAAAAGGGGAGATAATACTCACCACATTTGCAGAGGGAGTTGTCAAAGACACGAAATTTCAGGTGGTAGAGATGGacatggcttacaatatgattctcggtAGACTATGGATTCACAAAATGGATGTTGTGCCATCTAccctgcatcaagttattaaattcccttCACAATGGGGAATATGA